The following are encoded in a window of Narcine bancroftii isolate sNarBan1 chromosome 2, sNarBan1.hap1, whole genome shotgun sequence genomic DNA:
- the LOC138753010 gene encoding probable G-protein coupled receptor 139: MLKLLGCFDDRFLFFRLVTANLLSIVVLSREMPGLSKGVIRYMVAMAVADTMVCVFNVTLGNVFLYHFPRSFHAHTTTCRLRTVMQRTSVQFSVWSTVSFTIDRFIAICCQKLKTKYCTERNPAVILTVVFLLSFLMHIFAYFSYEPQYTVGDVQWGCRTVTGYNSSPAWQTYRWLTKLMLPLVPLPLMLLLNTLTARHILLVSRARRALKRCGVGEVPDPEMTNRRSSIILLFAISGTFIALWTPVTIIDLLFPLTSTFAVGAPKSLYLAIRITILLMYFSCCTNTCVYALTQRRFREGVKKLKAIPKQCYCPKDDRWIAGQCKQWSQTFNVA, translated from the exons ATGTTAAAGCTATTGGGTTGTTTTGATGATCGTTTCCTCTTTTTCCGTCTTGTTACAGCCAATCTGCTCTCTATTGTGGTCCTGTCCCGGGAAATGCCCGGCCTCTCCAAAGGAGTGATCCGTTACATGGTGGCCATGGCAGTGGCAGACACAATGGTCTGTGTGTTTAACGTTACGTTGGGAAACGTCTTCCTCTATCATTTTCCGCGTTCCTTCCACGCCCACACAACCACTTGCCGCCTGAGAACCGTCATGCAGAGAACCAGTGTGCAATTTTCCGTCTGGTCCACGGTATCGTTCACAATTGACCGATTCATTGCAATTTGTTGCCagaaattgaaaacaaaatattgtACCGAAAGAAACCCCGCCGTCATTCTAACGGTTGTGTTTCTGCTGAGCTTTCTGATGCACATTTTTGCTTATTTCAGCTATGAACCCCAATACACTGTGGGTGATGTCCAATGGGGCTGCCGTACTGTAACAGGATATAACTCTTCACCAGCATGGCAGACTTACAGATGGTTGACTAAACTCATGCTACCACTGGTGCCGCTGCCGCTGATGTTACTGTTGAATACCCTCACCGCCCGACACATTTTACTGGTCAGCAGAGCTCGGAGGGCTTTGAAGCGCTGTGGGGTCGGTGAGGTCCCTGATCCCGAGATGACGAACCGGAGGTCGTCCATTATTTTGCTCTTCGCCATCTCTGGGACCTTCATAGCGTTGTGGACACCGGTTACAATCATTGACCTATTATTCCCACTCACCTCAACCTTCGCGGTCGGCGCCCCGAAGTCACTGTATCTGGCGATTAGAATCACGATTCTGCTAATGTATTTCAGCTGCTGCACAAACACTTGTGTTTATGCTTTGACACAGAGGAGATTTCGGGAGGGAGTGAAGAAACTG AAGGCGATACCAAAGCAGTGCTATTGTCCGAAAGATGACCGGTGGATTGCTGGCCAGTGTAAACAATGGAGCCAAACATTCAATGTCGCATGA